A window of Castanea sativa cultivar Marrone di Chiusa Pesio chromosome 1, ASM4071231v1 contains these coding sequences:
- the LOC142618085 gene encoding uncharacterized protein LOC142618085: MMAGGVESWSPSPSSPSPSPSPPEGRGEGKVVVIGGAMVMDFPLDDDSGATSFSPSSSPKLPRRLRRRLSESKSPQNFTVEDIEAKLRDADLRRQQYYEKLSSKARAKPRSPSRSSSNEEDLGQRLEAKLQAAEQKRLSILAKAQMRLAKLDELRQAAKTGVQMRFEKEREKLGTKVESRVQQAEVNRMLILKAYRQRRATLKERSSQSLLRRMARDSKYKERVRAAIQQKRAAAETKRLDLLEAEKKRARARMLQVRRVAKSVSHQREVERRRMKDQLEDRLQRAKRQRAEYLRQRGRLNNPVHTKWNRMHRQADHLSRKLAWCWRRFLKLRRTTFALAKAYDALKINEQSVKSVPFDQLAVLIESSATLQTVKALVDRFESRLKVSRAISSANHAILDNIDHLLKRVASPKKRATPRTSMRSRDKKKGGSVREAARSPENLSRYPVRLVLCAYMILGHPDAVFSGQGERETALTKSAEEFIREFELLIKIILEGPMQSSDEESDFGLQKRWTFRSQLAAFDKAWCSYLNCFVVWKVKDAQLLEDDLVRAACQLELSMIQTCKLTPEGESGALTHDMKAIQKQVTEDQKLLREKVKHLSGDAGIERMEFALSETRSKYFQAKENGSPVGSPITRFITPSPPSSSAGPSFPSSDNRSNLIEGVEKPSRVVRSLFKEDDISPVKGFDVSTHSSSLDGQLGSSGKKVITENELIVNEFLHKQRYASSDSPSVTNEDQESFKAKIRATMENAFWDGIIESMKQDDPDYDRVIQLMREVREELCEMAPQSWKQEVTDAFDIEVLSQVLKSGNLDIDYLGRILEFALVTLQKLSAPAGDDEMKANHQKLLNELFEICHTTNESRYSCVIAMIKGLRFVLEQIQVLKQDISKARLRIMEPLLKGPAGLDYLKNAFANRYGSPSEASTSLPLTLRWLSSLLDCKDQEWEEHTNSLAALMSNENSTRGFLPSTTLRTGGNFPVKTNGSLADKSTGNQQPECKGGKVDLLVRLGLLKLVNGVVGLSQEALPETFMHNLLRLRSVQAQIQKIIVISTSILICRQTLLSEKVIASPADMESIVSKCTEQLLDLLDRVEDAGIEQIVEIISVFSEHGDEVVDTEKLQSRRVVMARMLAKSLQAGDPVFERVSHAVYLAARGVVLGGSGPRGIKLAETALRQVGAAVLTKRVVEASEVLVVAATVSVSVHEPWYINMIATM, encoded by the exons ATGATGGCCGGGGGAGTGGAATCGTGGTCTCCGTCGCCGTCGTCGCCGTCTCCGTCTCCGTCGCCGCCTGAGGGAAGAGGAGAAGGGAAAGTGGTTGTTATTGGAGGAGCGATGGTAATGGACTTTCCGTTGGATGATGACAGTGGTGCGACGTcgttttctccttcttcttcgcCCAAATTGCCTCGCAGGCTTCGCCGGAGACTCTCCGAGTCTAAGTCCCCGCAGAACTTCACTGTCGAAGATATCGAAGCCAAGCTCCGAGACGCCGATCTTCGCCgccag CAATACTATGAGAAATTGTCAAGCAAGGCTAGAGCGAAGCCCAGAAGCCCATCACGGTCCTCATCTAATGAGGAAGACCTTGGTCAGCGCCTTGAAGCAAAGCTCCAAGCTGCTGAGCAGAAGAG GTTGAGCATTTTGGCAAAGGCCCAGATGCGGCTAGCTAAGTTGGATGAGTTGCGGCAAGCAGCTAAAACTGGGGTACAAATGCGTTTTGAGAAGGAACGTGAGAAGCTTGGCACAAAAGTGGAATCACGGGTTCAGCAGGCAGAAGTAAATAGAATGCTTATCCTCAAGGCTTACAGGCAAAGAAGAGCCACACTAAAGGAGAGGTCATCTCAGTCATTATTGCGAAGGATGGCCCGGGATAGCAAGTATAAGGAGCGTGTGCGTGCTGCAATTCAACAGAAGCGTGCAGCTGCTGAGACAAAGCGACTGGATTTGCTGGAAGCAGAGAAAAAGAGGGCACGTGCTCGGATGTTGCAAGTGCGACGGGTGGCTAAATCTGTCTCTCACCAACGTGAAGTTGAGAGAAGGAGAATGAAAGACCAGTTGGAAGATCGACTTCAGAGG GCAAAGAGACAAAGAGCAGAATATTTGAGGCAGAGAGGAAGACTAAATAATCCTGTTCACACCAAGTGGAATAGGATGCACAGGCAGGCTGATCATCTCTCCAGAAAATTAGCATG GTGTTGGAGGCGATTTCTTAAGCTGAGGAGAACTACTTTTGCCTTGGCAAAAGCATATGATGCTTTGAAAATCAATGAGCAGTCTGTGAAGTCAGTGCCTTTTGATCAGCTTGCTGTTCTGATTGAATCATCTGCTACCCTACAAACAGTGAAAGCTTTGGTTGACCGGTTTGAGAGCCGCTTGAAGGTCTCCAGGGCCATATCTTCTGCTAATCATGCCATTTTGGATAACATTGACCACCTTCTTAAACGAGTTGCTTCCCCAAAGAAAAGGGCTACTCCCAGGACTTCTATGAGGAGCagagataaaaagaaaggaggTTCTGTCAGGGAGGCTGCCAGAAGCCCAGAAAACTTATCTAGGTATCCAGTGAGACTGGTTCTTTGTGCTTACATGATATTGGGTCATCCAGATGCAGTTTTCAGTGGTCAAGGAGAGCGTGAAACTGCTCTGACCAAGTCTGCAGAGGAATTTATTCGAGAGTTTGAGTTGTTGATTAAGATTATACTGGAGGGGCCCATGCAAAGTTCTGATGAAGAGTCTGACTTTGGATTGCAAAAACGTTGGACCTTCAGGTCGCAGCTTGCAGCATTTGATAAAGCTTGGTGCTCCTACTTAAATTGCTTTGTGGTGTGGAAGGTTAAGGATGCTCAGTTGTTGGAGGATGATTTGGTGAGGGCAGCTTGCCAGCTTGAGCTCTCTATGATTCAAACTTGCAAGCTGACTCCAGAAGGAGAGAGTGGTGCTCTTACCCATGATATGAAGGCTATTCAGAAACAG GTTACAGAAGATCAAAAACTCTTGAGGGAAAAGGTGAAACACCTGAGTGGAGATGCGGGGATCGAGCGTATGGAATTTGCTCTATCTGAAACTCGATCAAAGTACTTCCAAGCAAAGGAAAATGGAAGCCCAGTGGGATCACCAATCACACGCTTCATAACTCCAAGCCCACCTAGTTCCTCGGCTGGTCCTTCTTTTCCTAGCTCAGATAATAGGAGTAATCTGATTGAGGGTGTTGAGAAGCCAAGCCGTGTAGTTCGCTCCCTATTTAAGGAAGATGATATTTCCCCAGTGAAAGGATTTGATGTCTCTACACATAGTAGCAGTTTAGATGGTCAACTGGGTTCTTCAGGTAAAAAGGTGATCACGGAGAATGAACTGATTGTAAATGAATTCCTTCATAAGCAGCGCTATGCTTCTTCAGATAGCCCAAGTGTCACTAATGAAGATCAAGAGAGTTTTAAG GCAAAGATAAGAGCAACAATGGAGAATGCTTTCTGGGATGGCATCATAGAATCTATGAAACAGGATGATCCTGACTATGATCGTGTCATTCAGCTCATGAGGGAGGTGAGGGAGGAACTGTGTGAGATGGCTCCACAGAGCTGGAAACAAGAAGTTACTGACGCTTTTGATATAGAGGTGCTCTCTCAG GTGCTGAAGTCAGGTAACCTGGACATTGATTACCTTGGAAGGATTCTAGAGTTTGCATTGGTAACTTTGCAGAAGCTTTCCGCACCAGCTGGTGATGATGAAATGAAAGCCAATCATCAGAAGTTATTGAATGAGTTATTTGAGATATGTCACACCACAAATGAATCAAGATATTCATGTGTCATTGCAATGATCAAGGGTCTGCGCTTTGTCCTAGAGCAGATTCAG GTGCTTAAACAAGATATAAGCAAAGCACGTTTAAGAATTATGGAGCCTTTGTTAAAGGGTCCTGCAGGCTTGGATTACCTTAAAAATGCTTTTGCCAACCGCTATGGATCTCCATCTGAGGCATCTACCTCTCTGCCATTGACGTTGCGGTGGCTTTCTTCCCTTTTGGATTGCAAAGATCAGGAATGGGAAGAACACACAAATTCTCTTGCTGCTTTGATGAGCAATGAAAATTCAACACGTGGGTTTCTTCCTTCCACCACCCTTAGAACTGGTGGAAATTTTCCAGTTAAAACAAATGGAAGCCTTGCTGATAAGAGCACTG GAAATCAACAACCAGAATGCAAGGGAGGGAAAGTTGACTTGCTGGTGAGGCTTGGCTTGTTGAAGTTGGTAAATGGAGTAGTAGGTCTATCACAAGAAGCTCTGCCGGAGACTTTTATGCATAACCTCTTAAGGTTGAGGTCTGTTCAGGCTCAAATCCAGAAGATTATTGTAATTTCAACAAG CATTTTAATCTGTCGACAGACCCTCCTGAGTGAAAAAGTGATAGCCAGCCCTGCAGACATGGAAAGCATAGTATCAAAGTGTACTGAGCAACTTTTGGATCTATTGGATCGTGTTGAAGATGCAGGTATTGAAcaaattgttgaaataattaGTGTCTTCTCAGAACATGGTGATGAAGTGGTAGACACCGAGAAGCTTCAGTCCCGGAGGGTTGTAATGGCCAGGATGCTAGCAAAGAGCTTGCAAGCTGGGGATCCCGTGTTTGAAAGGGTATCTCACGCTGTTTATTTGGCTGCTAGAGGAGTCGTGCTGGGTGGGAGTGGACCTCGTGGAATAAAATTAGCAGAAACGGCATTGCGGCAAGTTGGAGCTGCTGTGTTGACAAAGAGGGTGGTGGAAGCTTCTGAAGTTTTAGTGGTGGCTGCCACCGTGTCGGTTAGTGTTCATGAGCCATGGTATATAAATATGATTGCTACTATGTGA